The following DNA comes from Mustela nigripes isolate SB6536 chromosome 15, MUSNIG.SB6536, whole genome shotgun sequence.
tttcactttaacTTTTTCCTGCCAAATATCCCATCAAAACCAACAAATCTTGTTAACAGAAGCATGTACTtttgagtttttctcttttgtccagGCGATGTCTACCTTCCATCTGGTTGAAATCCTTCATTCACCTTATGGAGCGATGACCCGGAGACCATTTCGTTTTCTTTGCTCTCTGAaaattctacattattttttCCATGATATTTCTTGTATGCCACATACGCTAGAAAGTAATACACAGGAGGTTAGTGGAGTTTCATAGCAATTagctaaaagcttttttttttgggCAGTGATTACAATCTGTGGCTCAAAATCAGCTTGCACTTTCTGTAGGTTGCATGTTGCTTAGAGAAAGTGGAAGACGTTCTTTAGTTCCACAGCCAGCCATGGTGGGAGGGATGGTTGTATTTCCTGGCAAGGGAAGGTGAgcagtgtatgtgtgtatacacgtgCAACGTGCCCATGAGTGGGGTGGTGGAAAGGCGTGAATCAGCCCATGTGGTCGCAATTTTGAGCCATATTTTCTATATAAGTTTTATCTGTAATAAGAGTACTATTTTTTAATCTACACAgctgatttttcttctacttctcaaTTAGTTCCAAAgtcaacagagggagagaaagtattATTTATTGGAACTTCACACTTACAATAGGTATACTAATATTGTCTATCTCAGAGGATAATTGtgaaccttcaaaaaaaaaaaataaaacagtaagacGCCTAGTATGGCCCTGGGAGAGTAGTCACTGCTCAGGAAATGTTCCCTCTCATGATACACAGCTGAGAGAGACAAGGATCTGCTTCAGAGATCTTAAGATGTCACAATCCATGTCTCCTTACTGGTCCCTTTAGCAATATATTAATTTTGAAGCCACTGAGCTATTGAGTCTATTGAACTGAGCTTGTGGTTCATTAAAATAGTCCAgcagttttattataaattgttTTCAGCTGGGACTTCTTCAACACACaccacttattttatttaaccaaattgtttattctcttctttccttctgcctttcctccccttcccctccctgccttctgtccttccttccttccttctgtccttccttcctgcctccctctgtcccttccattCCTCTTTCCCTTGTTCCAGAAAAATTAAAGCTTCTAATCCTTTTACCCAGAATATGTTTCCAGGCACTGCATATAATTAATAATGATGACttcctcatctttatttttattgataaaaatgtGGGAAAGTATAAGGCCAATACCAGTACCTTCCTTCCCATCATTCCTTTGGCTTATTTATGAGTCTCTTTTGAGTTAGTTATTCAACGAGCAAATTCACTGAATTGTTCTATCAACCAGTCTGCTTTCTCTGGCTTTCTGGTAGACATCATTAGCGAATTATTCGGAAAAATCTCAAGGTGTACCGAATTGGATGTATGTCTATCATACATGACAACAAGGTTATTAGACCATGGACTTCTGTCTCCTGTGTGAGTGATAGATCAGTGGAAAGTTTCCGAATGGACCCAGAGAGTCTTATATGAGAAGGAAAGCTCTGCTTTGAGAATAGTGTTCTGGACAGTAGCACAGAGAAGAGTTAGTGCCTACGGGCAAGTGCAATACCTATTGGAGTGAAGAACAAAGCCAAACCAGACACAAACAACACTGGACCACCGGACATTCTACAACTTAACACTGTCATTATTTGTGTCTTTCACCTTCACTATATAACCCTCCTTAAAAATCAATGAGCTTAAGGTATCAGtctctttatttagaaaaaaaaaagtagagcttAAAAATAGAGGTTAAACATATCAGTCCCTGGAGAAGAAAATGCAAGGCAAGCTTTAACTAGGTGAAGGCAACAGGTAGCAGGTGCTAAGGACTAGATTGGAAACTACagtagaggaaaatgaaaaaccagGTTAGTTATCCCTAGGACTTGAAAAAAGGATGTGTTTGCTTTGACTGTTTCAATTATATGGACATTACACAGTGTAGGCACACATGAACACGCACTCATATCTATCTTCCAGTTTAACTTAGCCTGATAAATATCCCTTGTATACCACTGTTTTGGATAATAGCCTATATTTACAAAGCATATCAAGATGATGATCTGGAAAAAATGCCCAGCTTGGGGTTTCTGGAAGCATGTAGAAAGACACAATAAAATTCTCCTAACAGGTTAATATGTCTCCCTAattattgagaaaaagaaagctgatggAGAGAATTGACCTCTATTACTCATCATTTAAAAGTAATAACTGTAtagagtatataaatataaaaatacataaaatatataaaaattacataaaatatataaaaataaataaatactctttactAGAGCCTTCTGATAAAATTGCAATCTTCTTGGGACGTCATGGTAATATTATAGGTAgcttttcccatcctttttttttttttccaccagaaAGGAGTTTAACTTATGACATTCACTGccacaaaatattattaaaaaaaaaatgccatcttaGCTCCCTGAGGCTTTCTCAAAGAGGAACATCATCAGCAACACGTGATTCGCATTACTCCTTACTTCCTAGGAATATTGCTGCGAAGGCAAGCTGGAAGATGCTGTAGATGAGTGGGAAGGTAAACACGAGGTTGAGTTCCTCCTGGGTGAAGGAGAGCTGCACGATGGTGGAGCACAGCTGAGTGTTCTGCATCCCTGTTTCCAAAGCAACTGTCCGGCACCTATGAGACACGTTAAGAGGAGTTACCCTTTTGTTGTCAGTAGTTTTTACTTTGTTATTGAATAACGCTGGAAGCAGATATAAtgtgggagcgcctgggtggctctgttggttaagcccacagctcttgatttcagttcaggtcatgatctcagggtcggatACTGAGCCCCGTAGGGCTCCGCACTGGTTGTGGAgactgctggagattctctccctctttctccattCCTGCCCCGCTTTCCCCTTTGCACACttgcgtgtgtgctctctctctctctcaaaaaaaggcAGACATAAGGAGAACaagtacatatatgtgtatatattcatatatacattgaatgtatatatttattcaacatgTACTTTTACTTAAACTACATAGATATATAActtcttaatatatattattgtatactatataaatattctctctatatacataGATAATATCTGGCTCTagttaccttttcttctttttaaagatttacccttccttttgatagagagagagtgcgcatgagAGTGCgcgggagagaggcagaaggagagggagacaagtagACTAGCTGCAGAGCAGGAGTCCccatgtgggctcaatcccaggaccctgagatcaattaCCTGAACCGatatcaagagtgggatgcttaccCAACGGAGCCACCCAACTGTGCCCACCCTACTCACCTTTTATGGTTGTTATGATATTGAGAAAATGGATATAAAACTCtacaaaagttaaaaaagcatatgcaaataaaaccattgttgttactgttttctcattaaaaaagatttaaagataattttttttttttttgtccagacAAACAAAGAACACTGACTTGCTTATTTAGTCCCCTGAGCAGTGGAATAGATCTATATTTGtgtctatatattatatatctgtgtatatctttgtatctgtatatatgtgtgtatatgcatgtatatatacttatatataaagaCTTTATATTATGGCATAATCTTTATTAGTAGgtaatatattcaatataaataaaattacattttgaataatacatatacatttaaagcagacatttaaaaattaaaaatacagatatgaaAAGAGCAGGATCATTTATATTAGTGTTCCATAAATTCAAAGTGGGCTCATTTCACTCTTTTCGATTATGCCCTTGGTAACtgtgcagagcacagagcaggagcTGAGAAAACACTCAAGATAGAGTATTTGTTAGAGTTCTTTCAATTTTAAGTTGATATTGTTTTTCTGACTAAAtcttgactaaaaaaaaaaaaagtctgccggGTAGATGTTATtgccccattctgcagatgagaaaagtcAGAGGAAGAGTGAATGCCTGTCCTGAGGTCCCAAGGTCAGTAAGTGGTAGGCCCAGGTCGGCTTGATGGCATATATGTAACACTCTCCACTACCGAGTCCTGAGCATCTCCTAGCCTCATACATGCCCTGACGCTGACACCTGCTTTTTTTTCTGCCCATGGAGTCAGACGGGCTGGTAGGAGAAGAAAGGTTTCTACTTGGGACCAGACTCATACATGCTAACCCCAGTTCTAACATCAGTGCCTTGGGATGGTGAGTCCATCCTGCCACTGGCTGGAGGAGCCCTTGTGAGTGACAAGGCCAGCCTGAGTGCTTTTGCTGAAGTTACTCTGTTTGGAAAACAAGAGTGTGAGTCATTGAAGGGGTCAATCTTCATTGTGTGGGGAATGGTCCCCAAGCATTTGAGCAACAGAGAGGCtgtcagtattttctttctgggGGGCTTATACAATTTAGAAATGAATGAGTCTATATCATGACATAGTCGGAAATGGGGTGAATGTTATTAAGGGTGAAAAATTTCGAATTTTTAGCAGTATTTACagctgttatgggttgaattgtttCCTCCCAAATggatatgctgaagtcctaatgcccaggacctcagaatgtggaCTTATTTGGAAATATAGTTATCACAGATATGCTTAGTTAAGGTAAAGTAAtgagggtgggccctaatccagtacgACTGGTGTCCTTATCATAATGTGACATTTGAGTACAGAAACATTCATAGAAGAAAGACAATGTGAAAGCAGCCATCTATAAGCCATGGAGACAGGCCTGGGACAGATTtcccctcacagccctcagaaggaaccatcCTTCTGGCTTGCTGAtctttggacttctgacctccaatACTAAGTGAAAGTAgacttctgttgtttaaaccaccctgTCTGGGGTACTTCCTTACAGCAGCCCCAACAAATGCATACTACAACTCTTACAGAAGAAAATTTCCAGTCTGATTTACCAAAACACCATACCTGTGCCAGGGTTGACCAGATACTCTAGCCAGTAAAAACCCTAGAGAGTATCCGGCCAAAGGAAATAGCGTTCCTATGATCCACAGTTTGGGAGCGATGATCCAGGCACTCTGGTATAGGATTCCTCCAACGACAGCTATGAGCACAATAAGGATTGCGCCTGTGATGGACCCGATCTGGAAGTAAGACACAAGCAGACCCAACAGCTGAGACAGTGAAGTCACTGTGTAGTGTATTCCCCTCCTGATGACTGTGGTCAGCTCACCAGAAACTGCGGTGTTTGTcctatgttctcattttttagaaaatatcaagACCTCTAATGTCCATGCTCCATTAGCCTGAAGAAGACGTTCTAGCTTGGAAATGATCCttgttggagaggaagaaagccaAGTCAGCAAGAACTGGAAGACCTGGCCTCCAGATTCAactcctcctgctctccttcctttGGTAAGTCATACAACTTCTAGTAGTCctgctttcttcatctgtagCTGAAGATAAAATGTTGCCCTAGATACTTTTCATGATGATGATAGTGAGACAGGGGATGTAAAACTCTACGAAACTTAAAAGAGCATATGCAAACAAACTACTGTTAttactgttttctccttttcacattaaaaaaaattttgagattataatttttttttttttttttggtccagagGAACAAAGAACACTGGCTAGCTTATTTTGTCTCCTGATCAATGGGATATATGTATGCCTGCATCTACGTCTATCTATACCTTTATCTGTATTAGTATCTGGATATTTATATCCTCTGTGTCTTTATCTTATCCATCTCACCTAGGTAGAATACAGCAGGTGAAGGAGAATGCATGGTTACTGATTACTAATGGGTACTAACATCTTCCAGTTGCCAGGTGCTGAACTGGCCATATGGATTCAGAGATAAGAAACAGATGATCTATTTTCAAACAGCTTTCTTGGTCTATTTTATAATACAGAACCACAGAACAGAGATCAGAGCCAAGTGCCATGCGAGTACAAGGTAGAGTAAAATCAGGAGGCAGTATTTGAGCTGAGTATCTCAAAGTGGGCATAGAATTCTGCCCTGTAGTGGGGTCAGGAAAGGCATTCTAGAAGAGTGGATGGCATATCTAACAACATCAAGTCCCCCTAGATGGAGGATTATAATATGATGAGAAAACTGATTTAGAATTCACCAGAACCAATTTGGAATTCACAATGTGGAGCATTTCATTTTTCAACCTATGGCATGGAGCACTTACCTTAAGTATGATCTTGGCTTTATGGGGCCATTTGTGATTAACAAATATTCCAATGGAAACAGGAACAACAAGAGCGACCAAAGATGTACCTAAATATGACAGAGGAGACATTTCATCAGCAGAACACAGAGCAcaggacagaggaaaagaaaagagtagcTGCTTGAAGAAAGCTTGGTCGGTCTCCCTTCTTGAACACCCACAACAGACTCCAGCAAAACAACAATAAACTCTCCGTCTTTACCCACGTCAGTAAATAATTTCATACTGCCGATACAGCCTTGATAATAGGGATGGTATAAATCCTTTTTGGTGCTCTTTATCCTGATACTTTTTTAGTTTCAATTTATTGGAATCTTGGCTTCTTTGCTCTTTGGATCTTTATATCCTAGGAAAAATACCTCTTTAAACTTTGTGTATATGTTGATGTTTGTGGGGTACACACAGATATTATACATCTCCCTGTTACTTCCCCATAGtagagataaaacaaaaagttcaaaatTCTCCAGGCATTCCACGGGCTAATGACTTCTGGCTCAGACTCAGCTCGGTTATTCAAATCTACGGCAGAGAGGTGAGAGAAGAGGTTGAAAAAGCGtgctttaaattttctgtgaGATAATATATTTGGCGACCTCTCAAGTAATTATAATTCTTTGCAGGAACGTGCTCACCCAGCCAGATAAAAGAGTCGTACTTCAATTTCTCTGTGTTAGATTTACTGCTGTTCCCATGACATGTGGTTTGTTCCTCCATGTTACTTAACACTCATTGGTCCAATCACTGCTTTTATATAATATAGTACCAACAACTTCGAACTTCTGATGGgctgtttctttttcaaatatcctTTTAAAGCAGTAGGGGAAAGTGGAACGGAATAACGAAATTTCGAAAGTGGTTTTTACTTAGCATTGGAGTAGATTCAATGAGGACTCGAAAATGGATTCTAGATTGCAGGGCtgtaaatatgaatttaaaatgaacacaACAGTGATGAAAACATAATTTCTTTGTAGCGTTCTGGTCTTCCTGGCAATACAAAGGTCAGCAGTTACTTTTTCCCAGAACTTACTCAAAGGGATCAAGGCATGGCCAGGAGTACCTGCggcaggaaaaaaggaagataggGGGGACACATGGGGAGAAAATGGTGGAACACAGGATATGGAAGAGTTGTTGGTACATAGGCTGGTGAGAGCTCCCAGAAAAATCCCCTTTGGGAGGAAGGAGACTTCTTCCCTGGGGTGTCCAGACTATTCTCTAAATTGTGTGAAGTTTGTAGGCCTTAAATTACAACCATCTTGATATGCATTGCTTGTAGTGTGGTAACTTAAATTGGTGCAAATGCTGTGCTTGGAATGTCAGTGTGGTCAGGTTTGGGTACTGTGTACTTTAAATGTGTTGGCTCTGTGAGGGGAACgaccctctccccctgcctcaccATGGTCGGGCCCCTCATGCTGAGCCTTTATCTCCTCCCTGAGGCAATAGGATCTCCAGTCTAAGGCTATAGGATAAGCCTGCAAGCAGGACCACCTGCCCAAATCGTGTTTCCTCTCCTCAACAAAGGAGGCGCGGGACAGTTTTTCCAGGACTAGAAGTTGACCAGAAAAGACACTCTTTGCCCTTCCTTGCACTCAGAGTGTGCGGCTCCCACCTGAAGAGGTGGGTTGGTGTGACTCTTGACTCCCCAGTGGGgtaaagattctctttctttctcagggctgttttccctcttctttaaGTGCCTGcacaccgcccccccacccccagcccccaaaaGGCCTGTCCAGTTCCACCGGAAACCACGGCTGGTGGTTGCACCACCTGAGCCATAACTCAGCCTTGATTGAGTTTACAGAGCACATATAGGAGGAAGGAAAGGTGGATAAAAGTGAGAGGCGGACAGTCATAGTGGGGTCGTGGAGCCAGGTTGGCTCAGAGTGGAACCCTACAAGCTGTGGGGAGGGTGCAAACCGCCCAGCCCCTCTGCgctctgatttcccccatttGTGGAGTGGGCAGAGTTATGTCTAGCTTCCGCTGCTGCTGGGGGAATTAGGTGATGAGGCAGGTGCACAGTGCGCGGCGCTGGACACCGTCCAAGAGACCGcggagggggaggcaggaatgGCAACCGGTGGCAGCTCTTTTCAGCGGCGCCAACTGTGGGGctgccctcctccaccctccacGCACCC
Coding sequences within:
- the SLC10A2 gene encoding ileal sodium/bile acid cotransporter, producing the protein MNNSTGCPASATVCNGTSCVVTKKNFNDILSVVLSTVLTVLLAMVMFSMGCNVEIKKFLRHIKRPWGICVGFLCQFGIMPLTGFILSVAFDILPLQAVVVLIMGCCPGGTASNILAYWVDGDMDLSISMTTCSTLLALGMMPLCLFIYTKMWVNSGTIVIPFNNIGTSLVALVVPVSIGIFVNHKWPHKAKIILKIGSITGAILIVLIAVVGGILYQSAWIIAPKLWIIGTLFPLAGYSLGFLLARVSGQPWHRCRTVALETGMQNTQLCSTIVQLSFTQEELNLVFTFPLIYSIFQLAFAAIFLGTYVAYKKYHGKNNVEFSESKENEMVSGSSLHKVNEGFQPDGR